In Phlebotomus papatasi isolate M1 chromosome 1, Ppap_2.1, whole genome shotgun sequence, the following proteins share a genomic window:
- the LOC129799610 gene encoding synapsin isoform X2, which produces MSAGTSGPDLSLSFGKGPARGTSAPASPAKSRESLLQRVQSLTGAARDQGASIIGAAVSSATRPAFNKDRCLTLLVLDDQNTDWSKYFRGKRLHGDYDIRVEQAEFREISLTASAETGTVVTMAVIRGGTKVARSFKPDFVLVRQAPRDGSRDNRATLLGLKYGSVPSINSLSSLYQFQDKPWVFAHLLQLQKRLGRDIFPLIEQTFFPNPRELFSWQKFPCVLKAGHCHGGTATARLDNQTALQDSAGLLCGSGNSTDSQCYCTLEPYIDAKFDIHIQKIGGNYKAFMRKSISGHWKTNQGSAMLEQIAMTDRYKHWIDEISELFGGMEVCGLSVGVAKDGKEYILSAQDSTFPLMGDSQEEDRRHIADLVVGRMQNVCRPPGMSKTQSRTSISSRSGSAGGSPTEESVGGVLGSRPAPTGAPPPIPERTTPGVGSIGRHGSISSTSDIPDQPTEKAPTLSSASRRDSQTSQTSNVSGASATARGQRPQSQSSVVEDAEDTMKNLRKTFAGIFGDM; this is translated from the exons ATGTCCGCTGGAACCAGTGGTCCTGATTTGTCGTTGAGCTTTGGAAAGGGTCCAGCCCGGGGCACAAGTGCCCCAGCCAGCCCAGCCAAGTCTCGTGAAAGTCTCTTGCAACGAGTTCAGAGTCTGACTGGGGCTGCTCGGGACCAGGGAGCATCGATCATTGGAGCTGCTGTATCCAGTGCAACTCGTCCGGCTTTCAACAAAGATCGCTGTCTTACTCTGCTTGTGCTTGATGACCAGAACACCGATTGGTCCAAGTACTTCCGCGGAAAGCGTCTTCATGGCGACTACGACATTCGTGTGGAGCAGGCTGAATTCCGGGAGATATCCCTAACTGCAAGTGCTGAGACTGGAACTGTTGTCACCATGGCGGTTATTCGCGGTGGCACTAAAGTTGCGCGCTCTTTTAAGCCGGACTTTGTTCTCGTTCGTCAAGCACCTAGGGATGGATCCCGGGACAATCGGGCAACACTTCTTGGACTCAAATATGGAAGTGTTCCGAGTATCAATTCGCTCTCATCTCTCTACCAATTCCAG gACAAACCATGGGTGTTTGCTCATCTATTGCAACTGCAGAAGAGACTTGGACGAGATATCTTCCCACTCATTGAACAAACTTTCTTCCCAAATCCTCGCGAATTG TTCAGCTGGCAGAAATTTCCATGCGTCCTCAAGGCGGGACACTGTCATGGTGGAACAGCAACTGCACGTCTGGACAATCAGACTGCTCTTCAGGATTCAGCGGGATTGCTCTGTGGCTCAGGAAACTCAACGGATTCTCAGTGCTATTGCACTCTGGAACCGTATATTGATGCAAAGTTTGATATTCATATTCAGAAGATTGGAGGGAACTACAAGGCATTCAT GCGCAAGTCAATTTCCGGTCATTGGAAAACTAATCAGGGATCAGCAATGCTTGAGCAAATCGCAATGACCGATAGATACAAACACTGGATCGATGAG ATATCTGAACTTTTTGGAGGAATGGAAGTTTGTGGTTTGTCTGTGGGTGTTGCAAAAGATGGAAAGGAGTACATATTGAGCGCACAAGATAGCACTTTTCCTCTAATGGGCGACAGCCAGGAGGAAGATCGCAGACATATTGCTGATTTAGTTGTTGGACGCATGCAG AATGTCTGCCGTCCTCCTGGGATGTCTAAGACTCAGTCGCGAACTTCAATCTCATCGCGCAGCGGAAGTGCTGGTGGAAGTCCAACTGAAGAATCAGTTGGTGGTGTTTTGGGATCTCGCCCAGCTCCAACAGGAGCTCCTCCGCCAATTCCAGAACGCACAACTCCAGGCGTAGGATCTATTGGGCGTCATGGAAGTATCAGTAGCACTTCTGATATTCCCGATCAGCCAACTGAGAAGGCACCAACACTCAGTTCTGCCAGTCGACGCGATTCCCAAACATCTCAGACATCCAATGTGTCAGGTGCTTCAGCAACTGCACGTGGTCAGCGTCCTCAGTCACAGTCTTCTGTGGTTGAAGATGCAGAGGACACGATGAAAAACTTGAGAAAGACATTTGCCGGGATATTCGGTGATATGTAG
- the LOC129799637 gene encoding tissue inhibitor of metalloproteinase, translating into MEIKNIFIFCVIAFFGLALLPTSTEACSCAPEHPQTQICNAEFAIIARVLGRYIRYANKQVVYKLQVWKTYKAKDREPQDLKVRRIVTSSMSDSSCGVNLKPGKTYAIAARRSHINICDFVKEYKKLTVVERRGIAMAYKKGCSCEIQPCFTNNCPPMEGTCNWSFMSPCETNYGVCIPSRGTFTPDGKPTKCHWKRSSPYMSCIMAP; encoded by the exons ATGGAAATCAAAAACATCTTTATATTTTGCGTAATTGCCTTTTTTGGTCTGGCTCTTCTTCCTACATCGACTGAAGCTTGCTCTTGTGCACCCGAGCATCCACAAACCCAAATATGTAATGCAGAATTCG CTATTATTGCACGTGTTTTGGGACGGTACATTCGCTATGCGAATAAGCAAGTTGTGTACAAACTGCAAGTTTGGAAGACATACAAG GCGAAGGACAGGGAACCACAAGATCTGAAAGTTCGGCGAATTGTGACTTCTTCAATGTCGGATTCATCCTGTGGAGTCAACCTGAAACCCGGAAAAACCTATGCTATTGCAGCACGAAGATCTCACATTAATATTTGTGATTTTGTGAAGGAATATAAGAAGTTAACAGTTGTGGAACGACGAGGAATTGCCATGGCTTACAAGAAAGGATGCAGTTGCGAA ATACAACCGTGCTTTACCAATAATTGTCCACCAATGGAAGGAACTTGCAACTGGTCGTTTATGTCGCCGTGCGAGACAAATTACGGAGTTTGTATTCCTTCAAGGGGAACTTTCACACCAGACGGAAAACCGACTAAATGCCATTGGAAGAGGAGTTCACCGTATATGAGTTGTATTATGGCCCCATAG